Below is a window of Zygotorulaspora mrakii chromosome 3, complete sequence DNA.
ATTACCGTTCCTGTGCGACTAAGTGTCTTGGCGCCATATCTTCCCTATTTGATGAAGCCGCTAGTTTATGCACTTCAGGGTTATCCGGATTTGGTATCTCAAGGCTTAAGGACATTAGAATTGTGCATAGATAATTTAACTGCAGAGTATTTCGATCCCATCATAGAGCCAGTAGTAGAGGAAGTAAACAAGGCATTATTCTCATTATTGAAACCGCAGCCATTCAATCATACCATCAGTCATACAGCTGTCAGAATCCTAGGAAAATTGGGTGGGCGCAATCGTCGTTTATCTAAACCAATATCCGATCTAAAAACAACGCAGGAATTGGACATCGAGATTGCAGCACTTTTCAAGGTAAATGGCTTAGCGGAAGAAGTTCCATTGTCCGTAACACCCGGTGTTGAATCCGCCTTGGAAATTTTAGAGGATAACAGAGTCGATGTCAGttacaaaaaagatgcataCAAGTACCTCGTATCGTTATTAAGGTTGTTGatcaaatcttcaacagaATTTCCGGAAAATTATGCGTTGCTTGTTGAAGCGACTGTTAAAGCATGCTCAACGGATAAAATCGAGCCACTTTCCGATTTCGATGCGCAACCAAGTCAAAATGACAGGAATTTTTCTAGTCAagaaaaattgttgattaAGCTTCTAAAAGCAGTTTTTCTTGCAACATCAATGACCGAGCTTGAAGATGATGCTACCACATTAATAAATCAACTAGTGGATCATTTTTGCCTTCTTCAGGTCAGCAATAGTCTGCTTGACAAAAGGAACTATAGCAGCCCATTCAATATCGATATTAAACAACCGGAGCAGCATATAAATCCGAAAGTCATTCTAGAAGCGATATCATACTCATTATCTCATTACATCGAGAAAATAAGAGCAGTAGGGGTACTCGCCATTAAAAGAATGTACGATAGAAGCAAAATGATATACGGTGATGAACTCTTCTATACTCACTCATTTGTGATAAATTTAATAAAAAGATTGATACACCACTGTTATGAGGAAGAGTTTAATAAGAAACGAGCTGGGGTTATAGGTCTACGAACTTTAatcaaagatattgaaatttcaaatgactTTTTGAGGAAAACTCAGTACGAACTAATTGATGGCCTACTCTTTGTTTTGAGAGATACTGCAGTCCAAGCACCGGCAATAATAACTGAACAAACAGAAATGTTACTTATTGACATTATCCGGACAACGTGTAAGGATGTCAAAGAAGAGGATCTAAATGgtaaaattttgcaaaatactCTTACGGATATTGTCTGCGAGCTCAGTAACTCAAACGAAAAGGTGAGACTTACTTGCCAAAGATCATTGGCTACCATCAGTGAATCAACTGGTATTCCCATTGTAAAACTAATGGAACATTCAAAGAACTTTCTACTGTCTCCTATTTTCGCGAAACCACTCAGAGCATTGCCATTTGCAATGCAGATAGGTAATGTGGATGCTGTTACTTATTGCCTAGGGCTTCCTAACACGTTTCTAACTTTTAATGAAGAGCTATTCCGCCTACTGCAAGAGGCAATTGTTCTGGCCGATGCAGAAGATGAATCTTTATCAACAATACAGAGGgcaacagaatatcaaacTTCGGAACAACTAGTAAAACTCCGTGTTGCTTGCATCAAACTGCTCGCTTTCGCCCttaaaaatgaagattttgcaACGGCACAACAGGGAAATATCCGATTCCGCATTCTCGCAGTCTTTTTCAAGACTATGCTTAAAACATCTCCAGAAATTATTAATAGCACGTACCATGCCTTAAAGGATGTTTTAGCTGAGAATTCAAGATTACCAAAGGagcttttgcaaaatgGTTTGAAACCGATGCTTATGAACCTTTCAGatcatcaaaagttgaCTGTTCCAGGATTAGAGGCCCTCTCGAGGCTTCTTGAGCTGCTTATAGCTTATTTCAAAGTTGAGATAGGAAGAAAACTATTGGATCATTTGAATGCCTGGTCACGTATCGAGGTTTTAGATACCCTCATGGGACAAGACATTCATGAGCAGACACCAACCAAAATCATTGTGAATATtataaatatatttcatttactTCCACCCCAAGCCGATATGTTTCTTAATGATTTACTACTCAAAGTCATGCTACTGGAGAAGAGATTGAGATTACAGATTGACTCTCCATTCAGGGTACCACTGGCAAAATACCTTAACAGATTTCATGGTCCAGttgttgaatatttcaagaaaaatatggctTTGAGACAACTGGTCCTTTTCATGTGCAGTATACTACAAAAAGACGATAGTAAAGATCTAGTCACTGCATTTGAACAAGAGATGGATTACTTCTGGGAATATTATATGTCAAATATTTCCACCAATCGTGTCCGTGTTGTAAGTTTTTTCGCAAACATGGTAGACCTGTTTGATACAATGGCAAAAATCAGGAAAAATGATTGGctcaaagataaaaaagGAATGGTATTCAAATTAAAGGATATGCTGAAGATTACTCTGGATACGATTAgaaaaaactctttttACATCGACACCTTACAGCTGGATCAAGCCATTCTCAAGTACCAAAAACTTTATCTTCAGTTTTTGACCTTTTATCCAGATGACCATGCTTTACTTTTAGATTTCATCGAATTCGCAATATCAAATGACATCAAGATATCGCATGAGCTGCATGTTTATATTTTCGATAACATTGTGAGCTATGCTGATACAACGCGGCAGAACGCCTATTTGAAAAGCAGTTTGTCTTTTGCATTGAGTGATCGGTACCTTGACGCCGGCATATTTGTCTTACGGAATATTATAAATGCTACATTTATATATGAAGGTGCAAAGAGTCAGTCATTGCGAAAGTTTAATGAAGATGCATCAAGGCCAGAATGGTTTGATTTGCTACATGAGAAGGTTTGGAATAGTTCGAACGAAGTTTTGCTCAACAATATTGCTGGTCAATACGATATATATAGGTTTGAACTACTGCAACTGTCTGCCATAGTGATTAACTGGGCTCCTGATACTATTTctgatttcaagaaagagGTGATTAAGTTCAATTGGCATTTCATCAAACTTGAGGATACATTGGTTAAGCAATCCGCCTATCTAGTCATCTCTTATTTTGTTTCGAAATTTGACTTTCCGATTAAGGTAGTAACACAGGTGTTCGTGGCGATCTTACGATGTTCTCAGGCCGAAGCTCGGTCTCTGGCTCGTAAATCCTTGGATCTTCTTGCTCCAGTAATGAATGAACGGATGGCTGCCACAGATACACCCAATGCATGGATTAACTGGGTCAAAAGGGTtctatttgaaaataattcTGCTCAAAACAACATGttatatcaatttttgatcaatcACCCAGATCTATTTCACAACTCTAGAGAACTTTTTATTTCTCATATTATTCACCACATGGGCAAGGTAACATTCATGTCTAATAGCACACCAGATAACCATATGTTAGCGATTGATCTAGCCTCTTTAATTCTTTATTGGGAGGAGAAATCACTTCTAGAGAGCCGTCATGAAGCGATatcagaagaagaagatatcGACATGGacaaaagtgaagaaaaagaacttGTTGCGCGATCTGTCCTCGCTAGTAGCAATGGGTCCGTTTACCAAGTTCCTGTCAATCTACGTGAAACATGTATCGCTTTCTTGATTCGCTATATTTGTTCCAGCAATCATCGAGCATCAGAGAGTGAACTTGGACTGAGAGCgctgaaaattctttcaagCCTTTTGTCCAATGAACATTGGTCAAATGTTAATGTTAAGCTAttttactttgaaaagtttttaatGTATCGAGACTTGGGGTCTGAGaacattttattttattgtATGAATGCTTTAGATGTCCTTTATGTCCTTTTTCGGAGCAAATCTGCCGACTGGTTAATAGAAAATTTAACTATGATTCAGAGTCTGCTCGATAAATGTATGCGCGTTGATCATCATGATATCCAGGAAGTTCTACAAAAAGTTCTCTCTTTAATGCTAAAAGCtatcaaagagaaagaagcaCCGACAGACACGGAAGTAGAAACTCCAGGACAAGTATTTGTGAATACTCTTGTATCAATAATAGGGCAGGATTTGCAAGGGACCTCCTCTATTGCTGCTGGGGTAATGTTAGTTTGGACTTTGTTTATGACTTTCCCCCAAAGTGTTGATTCATTATTGGGTCTTATTATGAAGACCTTCAGTAAACTTTGTAAGGATCACTTGAGTACGGCTCAACCTAAGGATGCAACTGCAATAGAAGAGGCAAAAATCACTACAAATCTTTTGGAGAAGGTCCTATGTCTTCTTTCTATGAAAGTGTCTTCTTTGGGTGATTCACGCAGGCCATTTTTATCAACAGTAGCTCTTTTAATTGATCGTTCCATGGagcagaattttttgagaaaaatcGTGAGTATGGCCAGAAGCTGGGTATTCAACAATGAGATATTTCCAActgtgaaagaaaaagcagcTATATTAACAAAAATGCTCGCCTTCGAGGTAAGAGGTGAACCTTCCCtatcaaaacttttttatGAAATCATATTGGAGCTGTTCGATGGAAAAAACTTTAACAACACAGAGATAACCGTAAGAATGGAACAACCCTTTTTGGTTGGTACCAGAGTCAAAGACGTGGCGATCAGGAAAAGATTCATGTTCATTCTCGACAATAGTTTAGAAAGAAACATCAAAGAGAGATTATATTATGTAATTCGAGATCAGAACTGGGAATTTATTGCAGATTACCCCTGGCTAAACCAAGCACTTCAACTTTTATATGGATCCTTCGACAAGACCTACACTTTAAATTTGACTGACGCCTACGACTTGTCTCCTCCAGGGATACTGAAAGAGTATCTAAATGAGAAAGAGAGCATTTTGAAGGAAGTCAAGGATGAAGGTCTCGCTACATTTATCAATGATCACATCaaaacaattcaaaagGTGTGCACAGTTCCTTGTTCAGCAATTCTTGAGCCGTTGGTTGAGATATTTTACCAAGACTCTAATGCTATTCATAAGGCGTGGATAAGCGTATTTCCTCAGGCATACAAATGCATaccaagaaatgaaaaatatggctTTGTGCGCTCCTTAATAACTCTCCTCTCCAAACAATACCACTCCAGGCAAATAACGTCCAAGAACAATGTTGTCAGTATGTTATTAGATTCTATCAGCAGGGTTGAGTCTTTAGAGTTGCCACCGCATCTTGTCAAATATCTGGCCCTTTCCTACAATTCGTGGTATCAGTGCATAAAAATACTAGAATCTGTCAATAGCAATATATCCATTGATAACAGCAAAATAGTTGAAGCAAACGAGGATGCACTACTGGAGCTTTATGTTAATTTGCAAGAGGATGATATGTTTTATGGCCTGTGGAGACGCAGAGCGAAATATACTGAAACTAATATAGCCTTGTCATATGAGCAAGTCGGTTTGTGGGACAAGGCACAACAACTTTACGAGGTTGCACAGGTAAAAGCTCGGAGCGGGGTTCTTCCCTATTCTGAATCAGAATATGCGCTATGGGAAGACAACTGGATACTTTGCGCAGAAAAGTTGCAAAACTGGGATATTCTTACAGAATTGGCAAAACACGAAGGTTTCACGGATCTATTGCTAGAATGTGGATGGAGAGTTGCAGATTGGAATACCGACCGAGAAGCACTTGAACAATCGGTGAAAAGCGTAATGGATGTTCCCACGCCTCGCAGACAGATGTTTGAAACTTTCCTAGCACTTCAAAATTTCGCAGATACGAGAAAAGGGGATCAAGATGTGCGTAGACTATGCGATGAGGGTATTCAACTGAGCTTGCATAAGTGGGCTTCACTACCGGAGAGATATTCATCTGCACATAAATGGCTATTACATGGGTTTCAGCAGTAcattgaatttttggaagcaACTCAGGTGTACTCTAATTTACACTCAACAACAGTGCAAAACCTAGATGCGAAGGCCCAAGAGGTCAAGCGTGTTCTTCAAGCCTGGAGAGATCGTTTGCCAAATATCTGGGATGACGTTAACATGTGGAATGATCTTGTTACTTGGAGGCAGCATGCATTCCAAGTAATAAACAATGCGTATTTACCTCTAATTCCAGCGCTTCAACAATCCAACAGTAACAGCAACGTAAATACACATGCATATCGAGGATATCACGAAATTGCGTGGGTAATCAATAGATTTGCTCATGTCGCTCGGAAGCACAACATGCCTGACGTATGCATCAGCCAATTGGCAAGAATATATACACTGCCTAACATCGAAATCCAAGAAGCTTTTCTAAAACTGAGAGAACAGGCCAAATGTCACTATCAAAACATGAATGAGTTAACGACTGGTTTGGATGTTATCAGCAACACAAATTTGGTGTATTTTGGTACAGTTCAGAAGGCTGAGTTCTTTACTTTGAAAGGTATGTTTTTGTCAAAGTTGAGAGCACATGATGAAGCTAATCAAGCTTTTGCAACAGCTGTTCAAATAGATTTGAATTTGGCAAAAGCCTGGGCTCAATGGGGCTTCTTTAACGATAGAAGATTATCAGAGGAACCGAACAACATCAGTTTCGCCAGCAACGCAATTAGTTGTTATTTACAAGCTGCAGGTCTTTACAAAAATGCCAAGACAAGAAAGTTATTATGCAGGATATTATGGCTAATTAGTATGGACGATGCTTCAGGATCACTTTCTAACGCTTTCGAGTCGTTTAGAGGTGAAGTGCCCGTTTGGTATTGGATCACACTAATTCCACAACTATT
It encodes the following:
- the TRA1 gene encoding histone acetyltransferase TRA1 (similar to Saccharomyces cerevisiae TRA1 (YHR099W); ancestral locus Anc_5.402) — its product is MSFNGQIEQFISRFNNQDADIQSKHLAVLELCDIIEFLNSPEEYQTFLRNVIPVFVKELKNVAPSFDTSTFDNKLRYSILDILNRCPMNETFEPFAGTVLEILIQTLPAENEDNGVQCMKILTALFKSYKGMLQDRVEGFVQIIMQIYKNSAESVRKTFEEVDDAHVSSDDEEKEDSHLNGTEVDSQGDSIHVRNPSGPSVLSKSSMYSFKILSECPITMVTLYSSYKQLTATSLPEFTPLVMDLLNMQVRKQQKAREKAELRGERYTAVVPEIKNRSAYCDFILSQIKATSFLAYVFIRGYASDFLQNYVGFIPDLIIRLLQDCPPELSSARKELLHATRHILSTNYKRLFLPKLDYLFDEKVLIGTGFTMRETLRPLAYSTVADFIHNVRSELQLDDIEKTIKMYTRYLLDQSLALTVQIMSAKLLLNLVERILKLGKENPAESPKAKKLLMVIIDAYTNRFKVSNRQYDTIMKYHKEYESNKASKAKEIQQAMKLDVNETEEFTKYIFNSAQPSIAGFDSTVVEGTQDTDDVTKHKEEQSGPIDMFDIKNYAPILLTPASTSDPIKDAFYLYRTLMSFLKTIIHDLKVFNPPPTDYTVANPKLWVSVSRVFSYEEVLVLKDLFHECIIGLRFFSSNAGKKPSEPVKKHFDINMPSLPVSATKDGRELMDYLAFMFMQMDNSTFNEIVESEIEFLYQSMLEDSALLHIAQSFLTSEITSPNFAGILLRFLKAKLRDLGNVDFIKSNILIRLFKLSFMSVNLFPNINEIVLLSHLNDLILDSLKYSTIAEEPLVYFYLIRTLFRSIGGGRFENLYRSIKPILQVLLQSLNGMILTARVPHERELYVELCITVPVRLSVLAPYLPYLMKPLVYALQGYPDLVSQGLRTLELCIDNLTAEYFDPIIEPVVEEVNKALFSLLKPQPFNHTISHTAVRILGKLGGRNRRLSKPISDLKTTQELDIEIAALFKVNGLAEEVPLSVTPGVESALEILEDNRVDVSYKKDAYKYLVSLLRLLIKSSTEFPENYALLVEATVKACSTDKIEPLSDFDAQPSQNDRNFSSQEKLLIKLLKAVFLATSMTELEDDATTLINQLVDHFCLLQVSNSLLDKRNYSSPFNIDIKQPEQHINPKVILEAISYSLSHYIEKIRAVGVLAIKRMYDRSKMIYGDELFYTHSFVINLIKRLIHHCYEEEFNKKRAGVIGLRTLIKDIEISNDFLRKTQYELIDGLLFVLRDTAVQAPAIITEQTEMLLIDIIRTTCKDVKEEDLNGKILQNTLTDIVCELSNSNEKVRLTCQRSLATISESTGIPIVKLMEHSKNFLLSPIFAKPLRALPFAMQIGNVDAVTYCLGLPNTFLTFNEELFRLLQEAIVLADAEDESLSTIQRATEYQTSEQLVKLRVACIKLLAFALKNEDFATAQQGNIRFRILAVFFKTMLKTSPEIINSTYHALKDVLAENSRLPKELLQNGLKPMLMNLSDHQKLTVPGLEALSRLLELLIAYFKVEIGRKLLDHLNAWSRIEVLDTLMGQDIHEQTPTKIIVNIINIFHLLPPQADMFLNDLLLKVMLLEKRLRLQIDSPFRVPLAKYLNRFHGPVVEYFKKNMALRQLVLFMCSILQKDDSKDLVTAFEQEMDYFWEYYMSNISTNRVRVVSFFANMVDLFDTMAKIRKNDWLKDKKGMVFKLKDMLKITLDTIRKNSFYIDTLQLDQAILKYQKLYLQFLTFYPDDHALLLDFIEFAISNDIKISHELHVYIFDNIVSYADTTRQNAYLKSSLSFALSDRYLDAGIFVLRNIINATFIYEGAKSQSLRKFNEDASRPEWFDLLHEKVWNSSNEVLLNNIAGQYDIYRFELLQLSAIVINWAPDTISDFKKEVIKFNWHFIKLEDTLVKQSAYLVISYFVSKFDFPIKVVTQVFVAILRCSQAEARSLARKSLDLLAPVMNERMAATDTPNAWINWVKRVLFENNSAQNNMLYQFLINHPDLFHNSRELFISHIIHHMGKVTFMSNSTPDNHMLAIDLASLILYWEEKSLLESRHEAISEEEDIDMDKSEEKELVARSVLASSNGSVYQVPVNLRETCIAFLIRYICSSNHRASESELGLRALKILSSLLSNEHWSNVNVKLFYFEKFLMYRDLGSENILFYCMNALDVLYVLFRSKSADWLIENLTMIQSLLDKCMRVDHHDIQEVLQKVLSLMLKAIKEKEAPTDTEVETPGQVFVNTLVSIIGQDLQGTSSIAAGVMLVWTLFMTFPQSVDSLLGLIMKTFSKLCKDHLSTAQPKDATAIEEAKITTNLLEKVLCLLSMKVSSLGDSRRPFLSTVALLIDRSMEQNFLRKIVSMARSWVFNNEIFPTVKEKAAILTKMLAFEVRGEPSLSKLFYEIILELFDGKNFNNTEITVRMEQPFLVGTRVKDVAIRKRFMFILDNSLERNIKERLYYVIRDQNWEFIADYPWLNQALQLLYGSFDKTYTLNLTDAYDLSPPGILKEYLNEKESILKEVKDEGLATFINDHIKTIQKVCTVPCSAILEPLVEIFYQDSNAIHKAWISVFPQAYKCIPRNEKYGFVRSLITLLSKQYHSRQITSKNNVVSMLLDSISRVESLELPPHLVKYLALSYNSWYQCIKILESVNSNISIDNSKIVEANEDALLELYVNLQEDDMFYGLWRRRAKYTETNIALSYEQVGLWDKAQQLYEVAQVKARSGVLPYSESEYALWEDNWILCAEKLQNWDILTELAKHEGFTDLLLECGWRVADWNTDREALEQSVKSVMDVPTPRRQMFETFLALQNFADTRKGDQDVRRLCDEGIQLSLHKWASLPERYSSAHKWLLHGFQQYIEFLEATQVYSNLHSTTVQNLDAKAQEVKRVLQAWRDRLPNIWDDVNMWNDLVTWRQHAFQVINNAYLPLIPALQQSNSNSNVNTHAYRGYHEIAWVINRFAHVARKHNMPDVCISQLARIYTLPNIEIQEAFLKLREQAKCHYQNMNELTTGLDVISNTNLVYFGTVQKAEFFTLKGMFLSKLRAHDEANQAFATAVQIDLNLAKAWAQWGFFNDRRLSEEPNNISFASNAISCYLQAAGLYKNAKTRKLLCRILWLISMDDASGSLSNAFESFRGEVPVWYWITLIPQLLTSLSHKEANMVRQILIRIAKTYPQALHFQLRTTKEDFAVIQRQTMAVMGERGTNTGQNGATNNGLRQPWEHLQELNNILKTAYPLLALSLESLIAQINERFKTTTDEDLFRLINVLLIDATFNYNRLPFPRGKPKLPANTETNLTRFSETLLAPHIRPKFNADFIDSKPDFEVYIKRLRYWKRRLENKLDRAPKVEYLEKLCPHLSNFHHQKFEDIEMPGQYLLNKDNNLHFIKIARFLPQVDFVRGTHSSYRRLIIRGNDGSIHYYAVQYPSVRHSRREERMSQLFRLFNRSLSKNVQTKRRNIEFSLPIAVPLSPQVRIMKDSPSFTTFHQIYDEYCSQKGLDPDSVQDFVVDQLNIAHDKALPTPDLTVVKVEIFSSIQSLFLPTTVLTDYFTALFTKFEDFWLFRKQFASHYGTFVFTTYMMMINNRTPHKIHVDKESGNVFTLEMLPSRYPHERVKPLLKNQDFNLPPDAPIFHNNEPVPFRLTPNIQKLIGESALEGIFAVDIFAISRALMEPEHELSTYLTLFIRDEVISWYSNLHRPIAENPQLREMVQKNVDLIIRRIAQLGHLSSTPAVTTQFILDCISSAVNPRNLAKTDLNYLPWF